A genomic window from Helicobacter sp. MIT 21-1697 includes:
- a CDS encoding capsular biosynthesis protein — protein sequence MCEYETHYDEYRAEAKPRILILAAANISTCPRPMRMVEVLKDDYDISVMGIDNEDGTPMPPVFIKGEAAQTYEVKSFSYPSFKKRNAWGEVKLWINVALRRWDKLSFIPNRLAIIEHLCKESYDVVICHDLLLLPVLFAGLKKSGRKCGKKNDIKVVFDAREFYPLQNTSSLRWRLLFKRFNIYLCAHFASQADVLLSVSPRFCELYKEHFGLKAHLLMSLPQYYPFEPTPINPQKIKILYHGALNRNRDIDKVIEICQYLDKRFCIDFIFTGGTQSYRKKIQSRIAQLQSEGNAVRILPPVELTQIVPFGNAYDIGLLYIPVHNHNLLATIPNKFFEYIQSRLAVLMPPLQQLQGFGDTYKNFIVAKDFAIKSLADSLNVLSSEEIEQLKCGSHAAAQELNLAQNAPFVRKMLKELLAQ from the coding sequence TTGTGCGAGTATGAGACACACTATGATGAATACAGGGCAGAGGCAAAACCCCGAATCTTAATTCTTGCAGCGGCGAATATTTCTACTTGCCCACGCCCTATGCGAATGGTTGAGGTGCTCAAAGATGATTATGATATAAGCGTGATGGGCATTGATAATGAAGATGGCACACCAATGCCCCCTGTGTTTATCAAAGGAGAAGCAGCACAGACATACGAAGTCAAAAGCTTTAGTTACCCAAGCTTTAAAAAACGCAATGCGTGGGGTGAGGTAAAATTATGGATTAATGTAGCTCTAAGGCGGTGGGATAAACTTAGCTTTATTCCCAATCGTTTGGCGATTATAGAGCATTTGTGCAAGGAAAGCTATGATGTGGTGATTTGCCACGATTTGCTACTTTTGCCTGTGCTTTTTGCAGGGCTTAAAAAAAGTGGGCGTAAATGTGGCAAAAAGAATGATATAAAAGTTGTTTTTGATGCAAGGGAATTTTATCCTTTGCAAAATACAAGCTCGTTGCGTTGGCGATTGCTTTTTAAGCGATTTAATATTTATCTTTGCGCTCATTTTGCCTCTCAAGCAGATGTGCTTTTAAGCGTTTCGCCACGATTTTGTGAGCTATACAAGGAGCATTTTGGGCTAAAGGCTCATCTTTTAATGAGTTTGCCGCAATATTATCCATTTGAGCCAACACCCATAAATCCTCAAAAGATTAAGATTCTCTATCACGGGGCGTTAAATCGCAATCGCGATATTGATAAAGTCATAGAGATTTGCCAATATCTTGATAAGCGCTTTTGTATTGATTTTATTTTCACAGGCGGGACACAAAGCTATCGCAAAAAAATACAATCTCGCATTGCACAGCTCCAAAGTGAGGGCAACGCAGTAAGAATCCTGCCACCTGTGGAATTAACGCAAATTGTGCCTTTTGGGAATGCTTATGATATAGGATTACTTTATATCCCAGTGCATAATCATAATCTCCTTGCCACGATTCCAAATAAATTTTTTGAATATATCCAATCGCGCTTAGCAGTGCTTATGCCTCCATTGCAGCAATTACAAGGATTTGGCGATACTTATAAGAATTTCATTGTTGCCAAAGACTTTGCGATAAAATCTTTGGCAGATTCTCTCAATGTCTTAAGTAGCGAAGAGATAGAGCAATTAAAGTGTGGCTCACACGCGGCTGCTCAAGAACTCAATCTTGCGCAAAATGCACCATTTGTGCGCAAAATGCTAAAAGAACTTCTGGCTCAATAA
- the mreC gene encoding rod shape-determining protein MreC, with product MRYKFLIFGIIFFICIFVLMEVDKSIQAKILSVSDYVKVFFLDSKEDIANTYNKHIDQVARIESLSAKVQDYDRLKLEIQALRDDRDKLHNLIGIGGITYATSEIHPARIISFATLGQRDRVWLNTDLSRYRQGGNLEDRIFGIVKDNVALGVAVYQNGRIEGFLNGNENCHYDVYIGENKAMGIVSGSRNGKILVDYISDWIEIHKGDKVFTSGLDGIFLENIPVGIVEDVRENYGYLSVDVKPYASVRELSYVWIIDREIPQLGIQDAQNEMLKEVPENENVEESAQVSDNEQS from the coding sequence ATGAGATATAAATTCCTTATTTTTGGGATTATCTTTTTTATTTGTATTTTTGTTTTGATGGAAGTTGATAAATCTATTCAAGCCAAAATACTTTCTGTAAGTGATTATGTTAAGGTATTTTTTTTAGATTCTAAAGAGGATATAGCCAATACTTATAACAAACATATTGACCAAGTTGCAAGGATAGAATCTCTTAGTGCGAAAGTCCAAGATTACGATAGGCTTAAGCTTGAGATCCAAGCTCTTCGAGACGATAGAGACAAACTACACAATCTTATCGGCATAGGTGGTATTACTTATGCTACAAGTGAGATTCACCCAGCACGCATTATTTCGTTCGCAACATTAGGGCAACGCGATAGAGTATGGCTTAATACAGATTTAAGTCGTTATCGTCAAGGTGGAAACTTAGAGGATAGAATATTTGGGATTGTAAAAGATAATGTAGCACTTGGTGTGGCAGTTTATCAGAATGGGCGCATTGAGGGATTCTTAAATGGCAATGAAAATTGCCATTATGATGTATATATTGGTGAGAATAAAGCAATGGGTATTGTATCTGGTTCTCGCAATGGCAAAATACTTGTGGATTATATCTCTGATTGGATTGAGATTCACAAAGGAGACAAGGTTTTTACAAGCGGACTTGATGGCATATTTTTGGAAAATATACCTGTGGGTATAGTTGAAGATGTGCGGGAAAATTATGGGTATTTGAGCGTTGATGTGAAGCCATACGCGAGTGTGAGAGAGTTATCGTATGTATGGATTATTGATAGGGAAATCCCTCAATTAGGCATACAAGATGCCCAAAATGAAATGCTTAAAGAAGTGCCCGAAAATGAAAATGTTGAAGAATCGGCACAAGTCTCTGACAATGAACAATCCTAA
- a CDS encoding fumarylacetoacetate hydrolase family protein, giving the protein MQFVSFMPYICDFFKESPPFYLYAQPHQIGILQEHKVYPLSELVQSEIPHIYTDMNTFIYFHTPDMLTAIQSNIKNAHAFSLADITLLAPIPKPKQDVICLGINYLEHAKESARFKNEVFDQKRENAVYFSKRVNYATPHNAPIPLHSSLTQKLDYEVELGVVLGSALYQPKNTQEVIDSIFGYTIINDISSRDIQQKHKQWYMGKSLEGSLPMGPCIVSAKSIDAQNLAIKSYVNGELRQDSHTSLMICPIAAALYELSHYCMLQAGSIISMGTPSGVGMGFNPPKFLGKNDEIICEIQHIGSLRNVVIDY; this is encoded by the coding sequence ATGCAATTTGTAAGTTTTATGCCCTATATTTGCGATTTTTTTAAAGAATCTCCACCTTTTTACCTCTATGCGCAGCCTCATCAAATTGGTATCCTCCAAGAGCACAAAGTGTATCCCCTTTCAGAACTTGTGCAAAGCGAGATTCCTCATATTTACACTGATATGAATACTTTTATCTACTTTCATACCCCAGATATGCTTACTGCAATACAATCAAACATAAAAAATGCTCACGCTTTTTCCCTTGCTGACATTACGCTCCTTGCCCCTATTCCAAAACCAAAGCAAGATGTCATTTGTTTGGGCATTAATTACCTTGAACACGCTAAAGAATCTGCGCGTTTTAAAAATGAAGTATTTGACCAAAAGCGCGAAAATGCTGTGTATTTTAGCAAACGCGTGAATTACGCTACGCCCCATAATGCGCCCATTCCTTTGCATAGCAGCCTTACTCAAAAGCTTGATTATGAAGTGGAGCTTGGTGTAGTGCTCGGCTCGGCTCTTTATCAGCCTAAAAATACGCAAGAAGTGATAGATTCTATCTTTGGCTATACTATCATCAATGATATTTCCTCAAGAGACATTCAGCAAAAGCATAAACAATGGTATATGGGCAAAAGCCTTGAGGGAAGTTTGCCTATGGGACCTTGTATTGTAAGTGCCAAAAGTATTGATGCACAAAATCTCGCTATCAAAAGCTATGTCAATGGTGAGCTGCGTCAAGATTCTCATACTTCATTGATGATTTGTCCTATTGCTGCGGCGCTCTATGAATTATCACATTATTGTATGCTCCAAGCAGGCAGTATTATCTCTATGGGGACACCAAGCGGTGTGGGTATGGGGTTTAATCCACCAAAATTCTTAGGCAAGAATGACGAAATAATCTGTGAAATACAACACATTGGCTCATTACGCAATGTCGTTATAGATTATTGA
- the ileS gene encoding isoleucine--tRNA ligase, translated as MDYKETLILPDTSFPMRGNLPANEPHTYAKWRDEKLYAQLKNAHSGAKSFYLHDGPPYANGHLHIGHALNKILKDIIVKYHYFKGENIRYTPGWDCHGLPIEQQVEQKIGKAKKDSLEKTKLRELCRNHAQKFIQIQSDEFQALGVLGDFENPYKTMDFAFEAQIYRSLIQLVKEGLLAERSKPIYWSWACETALADAEVEYQDKQSDSIFVAFALSDAALQSLRISQGKVIIWTTTPWTLPANVGIALNPSELYVLTDKGYIVAKALLEKVREKIDIGVSEREFKAQEFEHLQAINPLNGRISVIVLGEHVSTNDGTGAVHTAPGHGEDDYYIGLKYGLEVIMPVDDRGNFSPLIESMGLVPQAYVNEFIGKNIFDTHESIFKILGKALLKKDVITHSYPHCWRSHKPVIYRATAQWFILLDKPFYQGKTLKELALEELDKVRFYPQNGKNRICSMIENRPDWCISRQRDWGVPIAFLIDKTSNAALLDEAVLEHIACIFEKEGCDAWWSYEIKDLLPQSHKHLVGNLTKSKHILDVWFDSGSTWSAVLENKHKGAGNNYDAGSHPADMYLEGSDQHRGWFQSSLLLSCAIAKRAPYKQILTHGFTFDRNGEKMSKSKGNVIAPSEIIKTQGSEILRLWVALSHYQSDQNISDEILKQVGEQYRKIRNTIRFLLANASQSSQDMVQKDELDVIDRWILSVCDKVFDEAYLYFDEYEFAKAFQVVMSFLTNELSGIYLDLCKDILYCDDVSSLCRRAVQSALVMILRRVLHFIAPVLTYTADEAFRHSSTALKGEYKCIFDMPKISCAQRYNLALNEDFTRLLRVREKFTESLDSLKKQKIVKSSLEVLLQSPQEKEFALLDRWLIVSGVCGKEYEGKEELARFVLEDKEEFIIYRAQNGRCERCWQFIVEDEGALCKRCASVIAKQNKR; from the coding sequence ATGGATTATAAAGAAACTTTGATTTTGCCTGATACAAGCTTCCCGATGAGAGGGAATCTCCCTGCTAATGAGCCACATACTTATGCAAAATGGCGTGATGAAAAGCTTTATGCTCAACTTAAAAATGCTCATAGTGGTGCTAAAAGTTTTTATTTGCACGATGGACCTCCATATGCAAATGGACATTTGCATATTGGACACGCACTCAATAAGATTCTTAAAGATATTATTGTGAAATACCATTATTTTAAAGGAGAAAATATCCGCTATACGCCCGGTTGGGATTGCCACGGATTGCCTATTGAGCAACAAGTGGAGCAAAAAATTGGCAAGGCAAAAAAAGATAGCTTGGAGAAAACAAAATTGCGCGAACTTTGTCGCAATCACGCTCAAAAGTTTATACAGATTCAATCCGATGAGTTTCAGGCATTAGGGGTTTTGGGAGATTTTGAGAATCCTTATAAAACAATGGATTTTGCTTTTGAAGCACAAATTTATCGCTCTTTAATACAGCTTGTGAAAGAGGGTTTGCTTGCTGAACGTTCTAAGCCTATTTATTGGAGCTGGGCGTGTGAGACAGCACTAGCTGATGCAGAGGTGGAATACCAAGACAAACAATCAGATTCTATTTTTGTCGCTTTTGCTTTATCAGATGCTGCGTTACAATCGCTTAGAATCTCACAGGGCAAAGTGATTATTTGGACAACTACGCCTTGGACACTTCCTGCGAATGTAGGTATCGCACTTAATCCTAGCGAATTATATGTGCTTACTGATAAGGGCTACATTGTGGCAAAGGCATTGCTTGAAAAAGTACGCGAAAAAATAGATATTGGCGTGAGTGAGCGTGAGTTTAAGGCACAAGAATTTGAGCATCTTCAAGCCATAAATCCTCTGAATGGCAGAATCTCTGTGATTGTTTTGGGAGAGCACGTAAGCACAAATGATGGCACAGGAGCAGTGCATACCGCGCCCGGACACGGCGAAGATGACTATTATATAGGGCTTAAATATGGGCTTGAAGTGATTATGCCTGTTGATGATAGGGGGAATTTTAGTCCTCTTATAGAATCTATGGGGCTTGTGCCTCAAGCATATGTGAATGAATTTATAGGCAAGAATATTTTTGATACGCACGAGAGTATTTTTAAGATTCTAGGAAAAGCACTTTTAAAAAAAGATGTGATTACGCATAGTTATCCGCATTGTTGGCGTTCGCATAAGCCTGTGATTTACAGAGCTACTGCGCAGTGGTTTATCCTACTTGATAAGCCATTTTATCAAGGCAAAACGCTCAAAGAGTTGGCTTTAGAGGAGTTAGATAAGGTGAGATTCTATCCACAAAATGGAAAAAATAGAATCTGCTCAATGATTGAAAATCGCCCTGATTGGTGTATCTCTCGGCAGAGAGATTGGGGCGTACCTATTGCATTTTTGATTGACAAGACAAGTAATGCCGCTTTACTTGATGAAGCAGTGCTTGAGCATATTGCTTGTATTTTTGAAAAAGAGGGTTGTGATGCGTGGTGGAGCTATGAAATAAAAGATCTTTTGCCCCAAAGCCATAAGCATTTGGTAGGCAATCTCACAAAGAGCAAACATATACTTGATGTGTGGTTTGATAGCGGAAGCACTTGGAGCGCAGTGCTTGAGAATAAACATAAAGGTGCGGGGAATAACTATGATGCAGGTTCTCATCCAGCAGATATGTATCTTGAGGGAAGCGACCAGCATAGAGGCTGGTTTCAAAGCTCACTTTTGCTTTCTTGTGCAATAGCTAAAAGAGCACCTTATAAGCAGATTCTCACACACGGCTTTACCTTTGATAGAAATGGTGAAAAAATGAGCAAAAGCAAGGGCAATGTTATTGCTCCAAGTGAAATTATCAAAACTCAAGGCAGTGAGATTTTGCGCTTGTGGGTGGCACTTAGTCATTATCAGAGCGATCAAAATATCAGTGATGAGATTCTCAAACAAGTAGGGGAGCAATATCGCAAAATCCGCAATACTATCCGATTTCTCCTTGCAAATGCTTCACAGAGTAGCCAAGATATGGTGCAAAAAGATGAGCTTGATGTGATTGATAGATGGATTTTAAGTGTGTGTGATAAAGTCTTTGATGAGGCATATTTATACTTTGATGAATATGAGTTTGCCAAAGCTTTTCAGGTAGTGATGAGTTTTTTAACTAATGAACTAAGCGGTATTTATTTGGATTTGTGTAAGGATATACTCTATTGCGATGATGTATCTTCTTTGTGCCGCCGCGCTGTCCAAAGTGCATTAGTAATGATTTTAAGGCGAGTATTGCATTTTATCGCTCCTGTGCTTACTTATACTGCAGATGAGGCTTTTAGACATTCAAGTACGGCTTTAAAGGGAGAATATAAGTGTATTTTTGATATGCCAAAAATCAGCTGTGCGCAGCGATATAATCTTGCGTTAAATGAGGATTTTACACGACTTTTGCGTGTGCGAGAAAAATTTACAGAATCCTTAGATAGCCTTAAAAAACAAAAAATTGTTAAATCTTCACTTGAGGTGCTGCTTCAAAGTCCGCAAGAAAAAGAATTTGCTTTGCTTGATAGGTGGCTTATTGTCTCTGGTGTGTGCGGGAAAGAATATGAGGGCAAAGAGGAGTTAGCGCGATTTGTTCTTGAGGATAAAGAAGAATTTATCATTTATAGGGCACAAAATGGGCGCTGTGAGAGATGTTGGCAATTTATTGTAGAGGACGAAGGTGCATTGTGCAAAAGATGTGCATCGGTGATAGCTAAGCAAAATAAGAGATAA
- a CDS encoding TonB-dependent receptor — MIYKIFISVSIFCVIVYANETRSINLGQSIVIASRIDTPINEAPGNISVINQKQINQRPNYKFSDTLRGFEGLQQSKSRGMDTFDGVKIRGLSGAAIMVDGIILNDINNNTKMLTAMNADDIAQVEVVRGAFSNIYGSGAVAGAINFITAMPISFETKANFGYGSALGTEFAPKNTFRAYISVGDALFEKKLRFKASFGTTTTQGYAADSVIVQDVSGYAGAKPTLNSNTGALVWNIGDMGRQAYNTYDTNVKAEYDIGDVGTLNGYLRYNMYSYDHKNQQSFITQNGIPSYGSNADINSNKPAPILYGRHIGKEMYNQLISALGYKHYLPSESYLEVKFYRIDGWDRFNNPDGGANPSSANTTIYGGVGSQTNHKYETNNFDVIYVLPFSENHRILAGVQYRHNDYTQKVHYIDNWKNFNTLNIGRGTSGYAQGGKTDSVGIFAEWSAQWQQLSSNVGLRYDYWRGFDIYKDADIYASNIKHQVSPKISLNYAFSSLTRTKISFGQAFKAPNFGQMFSNRTYTDGTLIRGNPNLKPENVLSFDIGLEQDIPTLFGEGEYGNLKVYYFNNTITNAIMQYSISYADTTLRGSFDNLGKNRIQGLETSLLLPIGYGFGVHLTYTFMHSEILKSLESTTIGNKVAGIPAHLAYGAITYDNASFYGSFGVEYASKPYKNATNVITPSGVYGATDSYTLADMRLGWRIDKHFDISGNITNLFNHTYYSYYRASGRSFFVALNGKF; from the coding sequence ATGATATATAAGATATTCATAAGTGTGAGTATATTTTGTGTAATTGTGTATGCTAATGAAACTCGCTCTATAAATCTAGGGCAAAGTATAGTAATTGCTTCACGCATTGACACACCCATTAATGAAGCACCGGGCAATATAAGTGTTATAAATCAAAAGCAGATTAATCAACGTCCTAATTATAAATTTAGCGATACTTTGAGAGGATTTGAGGGATTGCAGCAAAGTAAATCACGTGGTATGGATACTTTTGATGGGGTGAAGATTCGTGGATTAAGCGGTGCGGCAATTATGGTTGATGGAATCATACTCAATGACATCAATAATAACACCAAAATGCTTACAGCAATGAATGCTGATGATATTGCTCAAGTGGAAGTTGTGCGTGGGGCATTTTCAAATATTTATGGGAGCGGAGCAGTCGCTGGGGCAATTAATTTTATCACCGCTATGCCCATATCTTTTGAAACAAAGGCAAATTTTGGTTATGGAAGTGCGCTAGGCACAGAATTTGCTCCTAAAAATACATTTCGTGCATATATAAGTGTGGGTGATGCACTCTTTGAAAAAAAATTGCGCTTTAAAGCATCTTTTGGGACTACTACTACACAGGGCTATGCAGCAGATTCTGTGATAGTGCAAGATGTGAGTGGTTATGCTGGTGCAAAGCCGACATTAAATTCTAATACAGGTGCGCTAGTGTGGAATATTGGAGATATGGGGCGACAGGCTTATAATACTTATGATACAAATGTGAAAGCAGAGTATGATATTGGAGATGTAGGGACATTGAATGGATATTTGCGTTACAATATGTATAGTTACGACCACAAGAATCAACAGAGCTTTATTACACAAAATGGAATACCAAGTTATGGAAGCAATGCAGATATAAATAGTAATAAACCTGCCCCTATTCTCTATGGAAGGCATATTGGTAAAGAAATGTATAATCAACTTATCTCTGCACTGGGATATAAACATTATTTGCCTAGTGAAAGTTATTTGGAAGTGAAGTTTTATCGTATTGATGGTTGGGATAGATTCAATAATCCAGATGGCGGAGCAAATCCGAGTAGTGCAAATACTACTATTTATGGTGGTGTGGGTTCGCAGACAAACCACAAATATGAGACAAACAATTTTGATGTGATATATGTTCTGCCTTTTAGTGAAAATCATAGAATCCTAGCAGGTGTGCAATATAGACATAATGACTATACTCAAAAAGTGCATTATATTGATAATTGGAAAAATTTTAACACACTTAACATAGGCAGAGGCACAAGTGGCTATGCTCAAGGCGGCAAAACTGATAGTGTAGGTATTTTTGCCGAGTGGAGTGCGCAATGGCAGCAATTAAGCTCTAATGTAGGCTTAAGATATGATTATTGGAGGGGGTTTGATATATATAAAGATGCGGATATATATGCTTCAAATATTAAACATCAAGTGAGTCCTAAGATATCGCTTAATTACGCATTTTCCTCGCTCACGCGGACAAAAATATCTTTTGGGCAAGCTTTCAAAGCACCTAATTTTGGTCAAATGTTTAGCAATAGAACTTATACAGATGGCACACTCATAAGGGGTAATCCCAACCTCAAGCCAGAGAATGTGCTAAGCTTTGATATAGGACTTGAACAAGATATTCCTACACTTTTTGGTGAAGGTGAATATGGAAATCTGAAAGTGTATTATTTTAACAATACTATAACAAATGCGATTATGCAATATTCAATAAGCTATGCCGATACAACTTTGCGCGGTAGTTTTGATAATTTAGGTAAAAACAGAATACAAGGATTAGAAACAAGCCTTTTATTGCCCATTGGTTATGGTTTTGGCGTGCATTTGACTTATACCTTTATGCACTCTGAAATTCTCAAAAGTCTAGAATCTACTACCATAGGCAATAAAGTAGCAGGAATCCCAGCACATTTAGCGTATGGGGCAATTACTTATGATAATGCTTCATTTTATGGTAGTTTCGGTGTGGAGTATGCAAGTAAGCCTTACAAAAATGCGACTAATGTAATTACGCCAAGCGGTGTATATGGAGCAACTGATAGCTATACTCTTGCTGATATGCGTTTAGGGTGGAGGATAGATAAACACTTTGATATAAGTGGCAATATCACCAATCTTTTCAACCACACTTATTATAGCTATTATCGTGCAAGTGGTAGAAGCTTTTTTGTAGCGTTAAATGGTAAATTCTAA
- a CDS encoding NADP-dependent isocitrate dehydrogenase — MKITYTLTDESPALATYSFLPIAKAFLQHANIEVATSDISLSARILAQFPERLKQGQQVEDALSILGELVKTKEANLIKTPNISASIPQLKAAIKELQSKGYDVPNFPDEPQNDAEKSIKEKYQKVLGSAVNPVLRQGNSDRRSTKAVKSYAQKNPYRVVPFNADSKSCVSYMKEGDFFDNEKAVLISSPTTAKIIFKDSNGERVLKEGLKLEQNEILDATFMDAQKLSRFYEEQIAFCKNKGILFSLHLKATMMKVSDPVLFGYAVKAYFKEIFESFGDELTRLGVNANNGVSELLSKIESSPKKAEILSKYNEILEKSAKISMVNSDKGITNLHIPSDVIVDASMPAMLKNGARLWDKEGKECDANAVIPDKTYATIYEAVLEDLHKNGTLNPATLGSVSNVGLMARKAQEYGSHDKTFIAPNDGEFVIVDSNGSVLLSHKVRKNDIYRANQAKFDAVQNWIDLGIERADITGDKAIFWLDEKRASNKIMIDLVQKRLKEKGKNIEILAPKEACLESLRLIRAGKNAISISGNVLRDYLTDLFPILELGTSAKMLSVVPMLNGGAMFETGAGGSAPKQVEQLVGENHLRWDSLGEFLALQASLEFYAQKQNNAKAKVLADALDSATSQWLDNNKAPSRKAGEDDNRTSHFYLSMYFARALANQSTDSNIAAFFKPIADELESKQDSIRAEFNGAQGKAVDLGGYYKFDDNKTESIMRPSKSFNAIIEQIARG, encoded by the coding sequence ATGAAAATTACATACACTCTCACAGACGAATCTCCAGCACTTGCAACCTACTCTTTCTTGCCCATTGCAAAGGCATTTTTGCAACACGCCAATATTGAGGTTGCAACATCTGATATTTCCTTATCAGCGCGCATTTTGGCTCAATTCCCAGAGCGCTTAAAACAAGGACAACAAGTAGAAGATGCTTTAAGTATTTTGGGCGAACTTGTAAAAACAAAAGAGGCTAACCTCATTAAAACTCCCAACATCTCCGCTTCAATTCCCCAACTCAAGGCGGCGATTAAAGAGTTACAAAGCAAGGGTTATGATGTGCCAAATTTTCCTGATGAGCCACAAAATGACGCAGAAAAAAGCATTAAAGAAAAATATCAAAAAGTGCTAGGTTCAGCAGTTAATCCTGTGCTGAGACAAGGAAACTCCGATAGACGCTCCACAAAAGCCGTGAAATCTTATGCACAGAAAAATCCTTATCGTGTCGTGCCTTTTAATGCAGATTCTAAAAGCTGTGTTAGCTATATGAAAGAGGGTGATTTCTTTGATAATGAAAAAGCGGTATTAATCTCATCTCCGACTACTGCAAAGATTATTTTTAAAGATTCTAATGGAGAGAGAGTATTGAAAGAGGGATTGAAACTAGAGCAAAATGAAATTTTAGATGCGACATTTATGGACGCACAAAAGCTTTCACGCTTTTATGAAGAACAAATTGCATTCTGCAAGAACAAAGGGATTCTCTTCTCGCTCCATTTAAAAGCCACAATGATGAAAGTAAGCGACCCCGTGCTTTTTGGCTATGCAGTTAAAGCGTATTTTAAAGAGATTTTTGAATCTTTTGGCGATGAGCTTACACGACTTGGTGTCAATGCCAATAATGGTGTAAGCGAGCTACTTAGCAAAATAGAATCTTCTCCTAAAAAAGCAGAGATTCTAAGCAAATACAATGAAATCTTAGAAAAAAGTGCAAAAATCTCAATGGTCAATTCTGATAAAGGTATCACTAATTTACATATTCCAAGTGATGTTATCGTTGATGCTTCTATGCCTGCTATGCTTAAAAATGGTGCAAGACTATGGGATAAAGAGGGCAAAGAATGCGATGCAAACGCCGTGATACCAGATAAAACTTATGCAACAATCTATGAGGCAGTGCTTGAAGATTTGCACAAAAATGGCACACTCAATCCTGCCACACTTGGCAGTGTTTCAAATGTCGGGCTTATGGCAAGAAAAGCACAAGAATATGGCTCACACGATAAAACTTTCATAGCGCCAAATGATGGTGAATTTGTCATTGTAGATTCCAATGGTTCTGTGCTACTCTCTCACAAAGTGCGTAAAAATGACATCTATCGTGCCAATCAAGCAAAATTTGACGCAGTCCAAAATTGGATTGATTTAGGCATTGAACGCGCTGATATTACAGGTGATAAGGCAATTTTTTGGCTAGATGAAAAAAGGGCAAGTAATAAAATTATGATTGATTTGGTCCAAAAACGATTAAAAGAAAAGGGCAAAAATATAGAGATTCTCGCACCTAAAGAAGCGTGCTTAGAATCTTTGCGTCTTATTCGTGCGGGTAAAAATGCGATTTCTATTAGTGGTAATGTATTGCGGGATTACCTGACTGACTTATTCCCTATTTTAGAGCTTGGCACAAGTGCAAAAATGCTCTCTGTCGTGCCTATGCTTAATGGTGGAGCGATGTTTGAAACGGGTGCAGGTGGAAGTGCTCCAAAACAAGTAGAACAACTTGTAGGTGAAAACCATTTGCGTTGGGATAGTTTGGGCGAATTTTTAGCACTACAAGCAAGCCTAGAGTTTTATGCGCAAAAGCAAAACAATGCAAAAGCAAAAGTCTTGGCAGATGCGCTTGATAGTGCGACTTCACAATGGTTAGATAACAACAAAGCTCCCTCTCGCAAAGCAGGCGAAGATGACAACCGCACAAGCCATTTTTATTTGAGTATGTATTTTGCAAGAGCTTTGGCAAATCAAAGCACAGATTCTAACATTGCAGCATTTTTTAAGCCAATCGCAGATGAGCTAGAATCTAAGCAAGATTCTATTCGGGCAGAATTTAATGGCGCACAAGGCAAAGCAGTGGATTTAGGTGGGTATTATAAATTTGATGATAACAAAACAGAATCTATTATGCGTCCAAGCAAAAGCTTTAATGCAATAATAGAGCAAATCGCAAGAGGCTAA